One window of the Klebsiella sp. WP3-W18-ESBL-02 genome contains the following:
- a CDS encoding SprT family zinc-dependent metalloprotease — protein sequence MKTPRIPIAIQQNIMRSLREKLAQANQALGRNYPEPKLVYQQRGTSAGTAWLQQYEIRLNPVLLQENQQAFIDEVVPHELAHLLVWKHFGRVAPHGKEWKWMMESVLGVPARRTHQFELESVRKNTFPYRCRCQQHQLTVRRHNRVLRGEATYRCVHCGEPLVAEM from the coding sequence ATGAAAACCCCTCGAATTCCTATCGCAATCCAGCAAAACATCATGCGCAGCCTGCGAGAAAAACTCGCTCAGGCCAACCAGGCGCTGGGCCGCAATTACCCGGAGCCAAAGCTGGTTTACCAGCAGCGCGGTACGTCGGCGGGCACCGCCTGGCTTCAGCAGTATGAAATTCGCCTCAATCCGGTGTTGTTACAGGAAAATCAGCAGGCGTTTATTGATGAAGTGGTGCCGCACGAGCTGGCGCACCTGCTGGTCTGGAAACACTTTGGCCGCGTTGCGCCGCACGGCAAAGAGTGGAAGTGGATGATGGAAAGCGTGCTCGGCGTACCGGCACGTCGTACCCATCAGTTCGAACTGGAGTCCGTGCGCAAAAATACCTTCCCCTACCGCTGCCGCTGCCAGCAGCACCAGCTCACCGTGCGTCGGCATAACCGCGTGCTGCGTGGTGAAGCCACCTACCGCTGTGTACACTGCGGCGAGCCATTAGTTGCAGAAATGTAA
- a CDS encoding sugar porter family MFS transporter, with amino-acid sequence MPNNKKQGRSNKTMTFFVCFLAALAGLLFGLDIGVIAGALPFITTDFQLSSHTQEWVVSSMMFGAAVGAVGSGWLSFKLGRKKSLMIGAILFVAGSLFSAAAPNVEVLLISRVLLGLAVGVASYTAPLYLSEIAPEKIRGSMISMYQLMITIGILGAYLSDTAFSYSGAWRWMLGVIIIPAILLLIGVIFLPDSPRWFAAKRRFNDAERVLMRLRDTSAEAKRELDEIRESLKVKQSGWALFKENSNFRRAVFLGVLLQVMQQFTGMNVIMYYAPKIFELAGYTNTTEQMWGTVIVGLTNVLATFIAIGLVDRWGRKPTLILGFIVMAVGMGVLGSMMHVGIHSAVAQYVAVLMLLMFIVGFAMSAGPLIWVLCSEIQPLKGRDFGITCSTATNWIANMIVGATFLTMLNSLGSANTFWVYGGLNVLFIFLTLWLIPETKNVSLEHIERNLMQGRPLREIGARD; translated from the coding sequence ATGCCTAACAATAAAAAACAGGGTCGCTCGAACAAGACAATGACCTTCTTTGTCTGCTTCCTGGCGGCGCTGGCCGGACTGCTGTTCGGCCTTGATATCGGCGTTATTGCCGGTGCCCTACCGTTTATTACGACCGATTTTCAGCTGAGCTCGCATACGCAGGAATGGGTTGTCAGCTCCATGATGTTCGGCGCCGCCGTCGGCGCCGTCGGCAGCGGCTGGCTCTCCTTCAAGCTGGGCCGTAAAAAAAGCCTGATGATCGGGGCGATCCTGTTCGTTGCCGGTTCGCTATTCTCCGCCGCCGCGCCAAACGTTGAAGTACTGCTGATTTCCCGCGTTCTGCTGGGGCTGGCGGTGGGCGTGGCCTCTTACACCGCGCCGCTGTACCTGTCTGAAATTGCACCGGAAAAAATCCGCGGCAGCATGATTTCCATGTACCAACTGATGATCACCATCGGGATTCTCGGCGCGTACCTGTCGGATACCGCATTCAGCTACAGCGGCGCATGGCGCTGGATGCTAGGCGTTATCATCATTCCGGCGATTCTGCTGCTGATCGGCGTGATCTTCCTGCCGGACAGCCCGCGTTGGTTCGCCGCGAAACGACGCTTTAACGACGCTGAACGTGTGCTGATGCGTCTGCGTGATACCAGCGCCGAGGCCAAACGTGAGCTTGATGAAATTCGTGAAAGCCTGAAGGTAAAACAGAGCGGTTGGGCGTTATTCAAAGAAAACAGCAACTTCCGTCGCGCGGTGTTCCTCGGCGTACTGCTGCAGGTGATGCAGCAGTTCACCGGCATGAACGTCATCATGTACTACGCGCCGAAAATCTTTGAACTGGCGGGCTACACCAACACCACCGAACAGATGTGGGGGACGGTCATCGTCGGCCTGACCAACGTGCTGGCCACCTTTATCGCCATCGGTCTGGTTGACCGTTGGGGTCGTAAGCCAACCCTTATTCTGGGCTTTATCGTTATGGCCGTCGGTATGGGCGTACTGGGCTCAATGATGCACGTCGGCATCCACTCAGCAGTGGCGCAGTACGTCGCCGTCCTGATGCTGTTGATGTTTATCGTCGGCTTTGCGATGAGCGCCGGTCCGCTGATTTGGGTACTGTGTTCTGAAATCCAGCCGCTGAAAGGCCGTGATTTCGGTATCACCTGCTCTACCGCCACCAACTGGATTGCGAACATGATCGTCGGCGCCACCTTCCTGACCATGCTGAACTCACTCGGCAGCGCCAACACCTTCTGGGTTTACGGCGGTCTGAACGTACTGTTCATCTTCCTGACCCTGTGGCTGATTCCGGAAACCAAAAACGTCTCTCTGGAACACATTGAACGTAACCTGATGCAGGGCCGTCCGCTGCGCGAAATTGGCGCTCGCGACTAA